One part of the Nostoc sp. PCC 7120 = FACHB-418 genome encodes these proteins:
- the tnpA gene encoding IS200/IS605 family transposase — MYNWSVEVLYIGEQRVGRVPRLVATAHPKGLQEVTSQFRRERHSVTDLKIHLVCVTKYRKSVFTKESIELIEKTFREVANKMDFQVIEFNGEDNHVHALIEYPPKLSISQIVNALKGVSSRRYGQAGYKKPHKEALWSPSYFAVSVGGAPLEILKEYIRNQEKPS, encoded by the coding sequence ATGTATAATTGGTCTGTAGAAGTATTATACATTGGTGAGCAGCGCGTTGGGCGGGTTCCCCGACTTGTAGCGACTGCTCACCCGAAGGGTCTACAAGAAGTGACAAGCCAGTTTCGCAGGGAAAGACACTCTGTTACGGACTTAAAAATTCATTTGGTCTGTGTTACCAAGTATCGTAAGTCTGTATTCACAAAGGAAAGTATTGAACTAATTGAAAAAACGTTTAGAGAGGTAGCTAATAAAATGGATTTTCAAGTAATTGAATTTAACGGTGAAGACAACCATGTTCACGCGCTTATTGAATATCCCCCCAAGTTATCCATCTCTCAAATTGTTAATGCTTTAAAAGGTGTCTCTAGTCGCAGGTATGGACAAGCCGGATACAAGAAACCCCACAAAGAAGCCTTGTGGAGTCCCAGTTATTTCGCTGTGTCCGTAGGAGGTGCGCCATTAGAGATCCTAAAAGAGTACATCAGAAATCAAGAAAAGCCGTCCTAG
- a CDS encoding response regulator transcription factor — protein MSITLVGKILIVEDSPSELELMSHYLQESGYDVIKAAGAKEAIEKALLENPDVIVTDVVMPGMSGFELCRSLKKHPLTEKLPIVICSSKNQEIDRLWAMKQGADAYITKPYTRENLLRTIKSVVI, from the coding sequence GTGAGTATTACCTTAGTCGGCAAAATTTTGATTGTTGAAGACTCACCTAGTGAATTAGAACTGATGAGTCATTATTTACAAGAGAGTGGTTATGACGTAATTAAGGCGGCTGGTGCAAAGGAAGCTATAGAGAAAGCTTTATTAGAAAATCCTGATGTAATTGTCACTGATGTTGTCATGCCGGGAATGAGTGGATTTGAGTTATGTCGTTCCTTGAAAAAACATCCACTTACAGAAAAACTCCCGATAGTAATTTGCAGTTCTAAAAACCAAGAAATAGACCGTTTGTGGGCAATGAAACAAGGTGCAGATGCCTATATTACAAAACCCTATACCCGCGAAAATCTGCTGCGTACTATTAAATCTGTAGTGATTTAA
- a CDS encoding response regulator — MSTTPINNYRLNHKLHPLSLLAQLTSRHATGCLRVFTDTTSWTINLEAGKLTYASYSDKLFERFDNQLRRLSQKIPTLNSATRVQMRLMFEPKGEDQSMLYADYQAICWLVNQNHINPKQAAILIEELAKEVIETFLVIKQGSYEFFPDILWEEMPKFCYLDLRLLVEYCQKQLRQRQPTPPSVNTGGGSQVLPSTRPASSPSSNQNHPENSVNSQPINPPSLVRKTLYTIACIDDSQTVLNSIRSFLDENVFTVVTINDPVKALMQVLRSKPDLILLDVTMPNLDGYELCSLLRRHSAFKNTPIIMVTGRTGFVDRAKAKMVRSSGYLTKPFDQSELLKMVFKHIT, encoded by the coding sequence ATGAGTACAACTCCTATAAATAACTACAGGTTAAATCATAAACTACATCCCCTATCCCTCTTAGCTCAACTCACCAGTCGTCATGCTACAGGCTGCTTACGCGTATTTACAGACACCACATCTTGGACAATTAATTTAGAAGCAGGTAAACTTACTTACGCTTCCTACTCAGATAAATTATTTGAGCGTTTTGATAATCAACTGCGGCGCTTAAGTCAAAAAATACCTACTCTGAACAGCGCTACCCGTGTACAAATGCGGTTGATGTTTGAACCCAAGGGTGAAGATCAATCCATGTTATATGCAGATTATCAGGCGATTTGTTGGCTTGTAAATCAGAACCATATTAACCCCAAACAAGCCGCCATCTTGATAGAAGAACTAGCAAAGGAAGTAATAGAGACATTTTTAGTCATCAAACAGGGAAGCTATGAGTTTTTCCCTGACATTCTTTGGGAAGAAATGCCAAAATTCTGTTATTTAGATTTGCGTTTATTAGTTGAATATTGCCAAAAACAATTACGACAACGCCAACCTACACCACCATCTGTGAATACGGGTGGTGGTTCGCAAGTTTTGCCATCAACTAGACCCGCCTCATCCCCATCATCAAACCAAAATCATCCTGAGAATAGCGTAAACTCTCAGCCAATTAATCCTCCATCGCTAGTTAGAAAAACTTTATATACTATTGCTTGTATTGATGATAGTCAGACAGTCTTAAATTCCATCAGAAGTTTTCTAGATGAGAATGTATTTACAGTGGTGACTATTAATGATCCTGTGAAAGCTTTAATGCAAGTTCTGCGGAGTAAACCAGACTTAATTTTACTCGATGTGACAATGCCCAATTTAGACGGATATGAATTATGTTCCCTATTACGGAGACATTCAGCCTTTAAAAATACGCCTATTATTATGGTGACTGGTAGAACAGGATTTGTTGATAGGGCTAAAGCAAAAATGGTCAGGTCTTCAGGCTATTTAACTAAGCCTTTTGACCAGTCGGAATTATTAAAAATGGTGTTTAAACATATTACTTAA
- a CDS encoding hybrid sensor histidine kinase/response regulator: MSKDKELEIQMQFLEEATDYINTLEGVLLEIDTSHRIDLEKINGALRAAHSIKGGAAMMGFRALSDLSHRLEDAFKVLKTRKNSLEIDTQLQSLLLSAVDWLRQILQLLGEGNAVEDDWLATFCHPVFDELRDRLGDPTPEDAATMLSPEEGQDIIPLLFESEIEGCLQRLESVLVDQNQPCLQEEVAIMAAELGGLGEMLQLPAFTQLCESIKYHIENSNGNVSEIAQLALQTWRRSQALVLTNQRDKLPTELQFGELVHIPVHTPSLPQFEADKPSETSIESDFIPEDLTVSEKNNHNPLSVINFPEILTEFAKENTTTDYTLLANKDREHPENTVRVPSKQLEEINDLFGELIVQRNGLNSQIERLRKLVRNLNQRVHTLERENQELRTIQERKTTKDLVNAHHGAEYPQTQDPESEFDALEMDRYNELNLRSQTVVETIVQVQEVTTDIQLSVDDTDHVARKLNKTSKQLQTKLNHIRMRPMSDLVERFPRAIRDLNVEYSKNVQLKITGGNTLIERSILEALNEPLMHLLRNAFDHGIEESATRQALGKPEQGLIEITATHRSNRTIITMRDDGRGISLDKIRTRAQGMGIDETLLANATDEELLSLIFEPGFTTSEQVTALSGRGVGMDVVRNNLKLVRGDITVDTELGVGTTFTLSVPFTLSIARVLLIETNKMLLAFPTDVVSEISLLQNEQVFPMAGNEVLNWQGTMLPLIRLGRHLEFNCPRYDSPELETPPAINAHSVLIVKGNNQPVAILVDRCWGEQEVAIRQVEGNIPLPQGFSNCTILGDGRVVALVNTNELLYKIATNQHPTKNLQSSSATLKTPFLFFDSAKLPAPPTQNKGTILIIDDSINVRRFLALTLEKGGYQVEQAKDGEDAWEKLESGLKVKAVICDIEMPRLDGYGFLDRINSNLETKNIPVAMLTSRSSNKHRQLAMQLGARAYFSKPYNEQELLGTLEELIFNVAVSN, encoded by the coding sequence ATGTCAAAAGATAAAGAATTAGAAATCCAGATGCAATTTCTGGAAGAAGCTACAGATTACATTAATACTCTAGAAGGGGTATTACTAGAAATCGACACAAGTCACCGCATTGACTTAGAAAAAATTAACGGTGCATTACGCGCTGCTCACTCAATTAAGGGCGGGGCGGCGATGATGGGATTTCGCGCTTTGAGTGATTTATCTCATCGTTTAGAAGATGCTTTTAAGGTTTTAAAAACCCGCAAAAATTCCCTAGAAATTGATACCCAATTACAAAGTTTATTACTTTCTGCTGTTGATTGGTTGCGGCAAATTCTCCAGTTACTAGGAGAAGGAAATGCGGTAGAAGATGATTGGTTAGCGACATTTTGTCACCCAGTCTTTGATGAATTGCGCGATCGCCTTGGTGATCCAACTCCGGAAGATGCTGCAACCATGCTATCACCAGAGGAGGGGCAAGATATCATTCCTTTGTTATTTGAATCAGAAATCGAAGGGTGTCTCCAGCGTCTAGAGTCGGTTTTGGTAGATCAAAACCAGCCTTGTTTACAAGAAGAAGTCGCCATCATGGCGGCGGAATTGGGCGGTTTGGGAGAAATGTTGCAATTACCAGCTTTTACCCAACTATGTGAATCTATTAAATATCATATAGAAAATTCCAACGGTAATGTCTCAGAAATTGCCCAATTAGCATTACAAACATGGCGGCGATCGCAAGCTTTAGTTTTAACAAATCAACGTGATAAATTACCTACAGAACTCCAATTTGGTGAATTAGTTCATATCCCCGTACATACTCCATCTCTACCACAATTTGAAGCAGATAAACCATCAGAAACATCTATAGAATCAGATTTTATTCCTGAAGATTTGACAGTATCAGAAAAGAATAATCATAATCCCCTTAGCGTTATTAATTTCCCCGAAATACTGACAGAATTTGCTAAAGAAAATACAACAACAGATTATACATTACTTGCTAACAAAGACCGTGAACATCCAGAAAATACAGTCCGTGTTCCTAGTAAACAATTAGAAGAAATAAATGATTTATTCGGTGAGTTGATTGTCCAACGTAATGGCCTTAACTCTCAAATTGAAAGATTACGCAAACTTGTACGTAACCTAAACCAGCGTGTCCATACCCTAGAACGGGAAAATCAAGAATTGCGGACAATTCAGGAGCGAAAAACTACCAAAGACTTGGTAAATGCTCATCATGGTGCAGAATATCCACAGACCCAAGACCCAGAGAGCGAGTTTGATGCCTTAGAGATGGATCGGTATAATGAGTTAAACTTGCGATCGCAAACAGTAGTGGAAACTATTGTCCAAGTCCAAGAAGTCACCACAGATATTCAACTCAGCGTTGACGACACAGACCACGTCGCCCGTAAACTCAATAAAACATCAAAACAATTACAAACCAAGCTCAACCATATCCGAATGCGCCCCATGTCGGACTTAGTTGAGCGTTTCCCCAGAGCCATCCGCGATTTAAATGTAGAATACAGCAAAAATGTTCAATTGAAAATTACAGGTGGTAACACCTTAATTGAACGCAGCATTTTAGAAGCCTTAAATGAGCCATTAATGCACCTATTAAGGAATGCCTTTGATCATGGTATCGAAGAATCTGCCACCCGTCAGGCATTAGGCAAACCAGAACAAGGCTTAATTGAAATTACTGCCACTCACCGCAGTAATCGTACTATCATCACCATGCGCGATGATGGTCGGGGCATTTCTTTAGATAAAATCCGCACCCGCGCCCAAGGAATGGGGATAGATGAGACTTTGCTAGCCAACGCCACTGATGAAGAACTCCTATCACTAATTTTTGAACCAGGGTTTACCACCTCCGAACAAGTCACCGCCTTATCTGGTCGTGGTGTGGGGATGGATGTAGTGCGTAATAACCTCAAACTAGTGCGCGGCGATATTACAGTTGATACAGAATTAGGTGTTGGTACAACCTTTACCTTATCAGTACCATTTACCCTTTCCATCGCCAGAGTGTTGCTAATAGAAACCAACAAAATGCTGTTAGCATTTCCTACCGATGTGGTTTCGGAAATCTCCCTATTGCAAAACGAGCAAGTATTCCCAATGGCGGGTAATGAAGTCCTCAATTGGCAAGGGACGATGCTTCCCCTCATTCGCCTTGGTCGCCACCTAGAATTTAACTGTCCCCGCTACGATAGCCCAGAACTAGAAACACCCCCAGCAATTAATGCCCATAGCGTCTTAATAGTTAAAGGCAATAATCAACCAGTTGCTATATTGGTAGACCGTTGCTGGGGTGAACAGGAAGTTGCTATCCGCCAAGTTGAGGGCAATATACCCTTACCCCAAGGCTTTAGTAATTGCACCATTTTAGGTGATGGTCGAGTTGTGGCATTAGTTAATACCAATGAACTCCTGTATAAAATTGCCACCAATCAACACCCCACCAAAAATCTCCAATCATCATCAGCTACACTAAAAACGCCCTTCCTCTTCTTTGATAGTGCCAAACTACCAGCACCCCCCACTCAAAACAAAGGCACCATTTTAATCATTGATGACTCCATTAATGTGCGTCGCTTCCTAGCATTAACTTTAGAAAAAGGAGGATATCAAGTAGAACAAGCAAAAGATGGTGAAGATGCCTGGGAAAAATTAGAGAGTGGCTTAAAAGTGAAAGCTGTAATTTGTGATATTGAAATGCCACGTCTTGATGGTTATGGCTTTTTAGACCGAATTAACTCCAACTTGGAGACAAAAAATATCCCAGTAGCCATGCTCACTTCTCGTAGTAGCAATAAACATCGGCAACTAGCCATGCAGTTAGGCGCTAGAGCTTATTTTTCTAAACCTTACAATGAGCAAGAATTACTCGGTACGCTAGAAGAACTAATCTTTAATGTAGCTGTAAGTAATTAG
- a CDS encoding chemotaxis protein CheW produces the protein MDNSQSLMTPLSPQNKSGDGYLKFYLNQQSAAILAMNHTQEAVLIPVESITPMPNMPPCVLGLMNWRSRIVWAIDLPKMLNLESLENRLHQYSVIVIKVESTLLGLVVQEIKGITKFMPDEIRSPIGQVASSLVPYLRGCVTQQEENFLVLDAQAIVNSSVLIGNQKYQ, from the coding sequence ATGGATAACTCACAAAGTTTAATGACTCCTCTGTCACCTCAAAATAAATCAGGAGATGGTTATCTAAAATTTTACCTCAATCAGCAAAGTGCTGCTATTTTAGCGATGAACCATACCCAAGAAGCAGTTCTGATTCCTGTGGAATCTATTACACCTATGCCAAATATGCCACCTTGTGTCTTAGGTTTAATGAATTGGCGCAGTCGGATAGTTTGGGCAATTGATTTACCAAAAATGCTCAATTTGGAATCGTTGGAAAACCGGTTACATCAATATAGTGTCATTGTGATTAAAGTAGAATCAACATTATTGGGTTTAGTAGTACAAGAGATTAAAGGCATAACTAAATTCATGCCTGATGAGATTCGGTCACCTATTGGACAAGTGGCATCTAGTTTGGTTCCTTATCTACGTGGTTGTGTGACACAACAGGAAGAAAATTTCCTTGTGTTAGATGCTCAAGCAATTGTCAATTCTTCTGTACTTATTGGTAATCAAAAGTATCAATAA
- a CDS encoding glutamate-5-semialdehyde dehydrogenase encodes MTTLQVASSLNDIAQQTRQAASLLAMLSTEAKNQAIAAVAQALESAKEEILQANIDDCEAATAEGIAKPLYKRLQLDEHKLRDAIAGVRDVGKLADPIGQVQIQRELDTGLVLKRITCPLGVLGIIFEARPEAAIQIISLAIKSGNGVILKCGKEAVRSCEAIVKAVKQGLSTTDVNPEVVQLLTTREETLELLRLDKYVDLIIPRGSNSFVRFVQENTRIPVLGHADGICHVYIDKSADIEKAIAVSVDAKVQYPAACNAIETLLVHQSIAAEFLPKVAQALAEREVELKGDERTLQILPEIAAATAIDWETEYSDFILSIKIVDSLTEAIAHINQYGSRHTDAIITEDVAAVKTFFGLVNSAGVFHNCSTRFADGFRYGFGAEVGISTQQMPPRGPVGLEGLVTYKYQMTGAGHIVATYTGENAKPFTHKDF; translated from the coding sequence ATGACTACTCTCCAAGTTGCTTCTTCCTTGAATGACATCGCTCAACAAACTCGCCAAGCTGCAAGTTTATTGGCGATGCTGTCTACCGAGGCGAAAAATCAAGCGATCGCTGCTGTCGCTCAAGCCTTAGAATCTGCAAAGGAGGAAATTTTACAGGCAAATATTGATGATTGTGAAGCGGCTACGGCTGAAGGGATAGCCAAGCCATTATACAAGCGGTTGCAGTTGGATGAACATAAATTAAGAGATGCGATCGCTGGGGTGCGGGATGTTGGTAAACTAGCAGATCCTATCGGACAAGTACAAATTCAGCGTGAACTAGATACAGGTTTAGTTCTCAAGCGGATAACTTGCCCGTTGGGAGTGTTGGGGATTATTTTTGAAGCCCGTCCAGAAGCAGCCATTCAAATTATCTCCTTAGCTATCAAGTCGGGTAATGGCGTGATTCTCAAATGTGGGAAGGAAGCTGTACGTTCTTGCGAAGCCATAGTAAAGGCTGTGAAACAGGGATTATCAACCACAGATGTCAATCCTGAGGTAGTACAGTTACTCACCACCAGAGAAGAAACCTTAGAACTTTTACGCCTAGATAAATATGTAGATTTAATTATTCCCAGAGGTTCTAACTCTTTTGTGCGGTTTGTTCAGGAAAATACTCGTATTCCTGTACTTGGTCACGCCGATGGCATTTGCCATGTATATATAGATAAGTCCGCAGATATAGAGAAAGCAATTGCTGTGAGCGTCGATGCAAAGGTGCAGTATCCGGCTGCTTGTAACGCCATTGAAACCTTACTTGTCCACCAATCAATTGCGGCGGAATTTTTACCAAAAGTAGCCCAAGCCTTAGCTGAACGTGAGGTGGAATTGAAAGGGGATGAACGGACTTTGCAGATATTACCTGAGATTGCGGCCGCCACAGCCATAGATTGGGAAACAGAATACAGCGATTTTATCTTGTCCATTAAGATTGTAGACTCATTAACCGAGGCGATCGCTCATATCAATCAATATGGTTCTCGTCATACCGATGCCATTATTACCGAAGATGTGGCAGCCGTTAAAACCTTCTTTGGCTTAGTTAATTCAGCCGGAGTCTTTCACAACTGTTCTACTCGCTTCGCCGACGGTTTCCGCTATGGCTTTGGCGCAGAAGTAGGTATTAGCACTCAACAAATGCCCCCCCGTGGCCCCGTGGGTTTAGAAGGACTGGTGACATATAAATATCAGATGACAGGTGCAGGACATATTGTCGCCACTTACACAGGGGAAAATGCCAAACCTTTTACTCACAAGGATTTCTAG
- a CDS encoding methyl-accepting chemotaxis protein encodes MINKTDMAKSDDAQNQPSLISAKQSSNGIGRISNKLSHLVNQQNLGVYYQRLSLKTKAVALAIALGTLPILTVGAIAYNLLNKSIIQQTSQAQQTTATKLTDTVNRFMLGRYADIQFISRLPFLANPQVSSRTSKEEKQLVLDSIIEIYQNYESIAVFDIQGDVIAQSTGESLYNQKGQSYFQETLQKEAPIIQQSEPSSIDITAPVKDITTDQIIAVVRAKMPIKALEAVIKDYAVNGNTYNLLDTSGIIFLSPEKELLGKEAKANYPDLAAPLDSKKVASFLTTPKVNKKPVLLSYVPPQNLAGLPDLNWQVLLTTDADALFQPQRQLLWTILLGTVFAACAVGAIAAWLANRTIQPLSNATTTLAKLGQGEFPSRIEVEREDELGALATNINQVAEHLQIVVKQKGFVVTNPDQEWQPQDVLQLQLLELLSNVEGVAKGDLTVRADVTAGEIGTVADFFNSIVENLRDIVTQVKQAAGQLNTAIGSNEGAIRQLAEEALTQATEINRTLDAVDKMTHSMQAVADSAQQAATVANHAAFTATKSGQAMDLTVQNILSLRTTVGETAKKVKRLGESSQQISRVVSIINQIATQTNLLAINAGIEAARAGEEGEGFGVVAEEIGELAARSAVATQEIEQIVENIQRETNEVVKAMEVGTTQVVEGTRIVEEAKQSLGQILDVSRQIDSLIQSISTATVSQVETSQTVNRLMQDIASVSQRSSDSSRLVAQSLKQTVEISHQLQKTVGTFKVS; translated from the coding sequence ATGATTAATAAAACCGACATGGCTAAGAGTGATGATGCTCAAAATCAACCATCATTGATTTCTGCTAAACAATCCAGTAATGGGATTGGACGAATCTCCAATAAGCTGAGTCATCTTGTTAATCAGCAGAATTTAGGAGTTTATTACCAACGCTTAAGCTTAAAAACAAAAGCCGTAGCTTTAGCGATCGCACTCGGTACACTCCCCATTTTAACCGTTGGTGCGATCGCCTACAACTTACTCAATAAATCAATTATCCAACAAACGTCTCAAGCTCAACAAACAACCGCCACTAAATTAACCGACACAGTTAACCGCTTCATGTTGGGACGTTATGCAGATATTCAATTTATTTCCCGCCTACCATTTTTAGCAAATCCCCAAGTTAGTAGTAGAACAAGTAAAGAAGAAAAACAACTAGTATTAGATAGTATTATCGAAATTTATCAAAATTACGAAAGTATTGCTGTATTCGATATTCAAGGGGATGTGATTGCCCAGTCTACAGGGGAAAGTTTATATAATCAAAAAGGTCAAAGTTATTTTCAAGAAACGCTCCAGAAAGAAGCACCCATTATTCAACAATCAGAACCATCAAGTATTGATATAACTGCACCAGTGAAAGATATTACCACAGATCAAATTATCGCTGTGGTCAGAGCTAAGATGCCCATCAAAGCTCTAGAAGCGGTCATCAAAGACTATGCTGTTAATGGCAATACATATAATTTACTCGATACCTCAGGGATAATTTTCCTCAGCCCAGAAAAAGAACTATTAGGTAAAGAAGCCAAAGCCAATTATCCCGATTTAGCCGCACCTCTAGATAGTAAAAAAGTTGCCAGTTTCCTTACCACTCCCAAAGTTAATAAAAAACCCGTATTACTTAGTTATGTACCACCGCAAAACTTAGCGGGACTACCAGACCTAAACTGGCAAGTTCTCTTGACCACCGATGCAGATGCTTTATTCCAACCACAACGACAGCTATTGTGGACAATTCTTTTGGGTACAGTATTTGCAGCTTGTGCAGTAGGAGCGATCGCAGCTTGGTTAGCTAACCGTACCATACAACCCCTATCCAACGCGACCACCACCTTAGCAAAACTCGGTCAAGGTGAATTCCCCAGCCGTATAGAAGTAGAAAGGGAAGACGAGTTAGGCGCATTGGCTACCAACATTAACCAAGTCGCCGAACATCTGCAAATTGTGGTCAAACAAAAAGGATTTGTCGTCACCAACCCTGACCAAGAATGGCAACCACAAGATGTTTTACAATTACAACTCCTCGAACTACTCAGCAATGTTGAAGGTGTCGCCAAAGGTGACTTAACAGTCCGTGCAGACGTGACGGCTGGCGAAATCGGTACAGTTGCGGACTTTTTCAACTCCATAGTCGAAAACCTCCGCGATATCGTCACCCAAGTCAAACAAGCAGCTGGTCAATTAAACACTGCTATCGGTTCCAACGAAGGTGCAATCCGTCAACTAGCAGAAGAAGCCCTCACCCAAGCCACGGAAATCAACCGTACCCTAGACGCAGTTGATAAGATGACCCATTCCATGCAGGCCGTAGCCGACAGCGCCCAACAAGCAGCCACCGTAGCTAATCATGCAGCCTTTACCGCCACCAAAAGTGGACAAGCAATGGACTTGACAGTACAAAACATCTTGTCCTTACGCACCACCGTCGGCGAAACTGCCAAAAAAGTTAAACGCCTGGGAGAATCTTCACAACAAATTTCCCGCGTCGTCTCCATCATTAACCAAATCGCCACCCAAACCAACCTCCTCGCCATCAACGCAGGTATCGAAGCCGCCCGTGCTGGAGAAGAAGGCGAAGGTTTTGGCGTAGTCGCCGAAGAAATTGGCGAACTAGCCGCTAGAAGTGCAGTCGCTACCCAAGAAATTGAGCAAATTGTCGAGAACATTCAACGGGAAACTAACGAAGTCGTCAAGGCGATGGAAGTAGGAACTACCCAAGTAGTGGAAGGGACAAGAATTGTGGAAGAAGCCAAACAAAGCCTGGGTCAAATATTAGATGTATCACGGCAAATCGACTCTTTAATTCAATCAATTTCCACCGCTACTGTATCGCAAGTAGAGACATCACAAACTGTTAATAGACTCATGCAAGATATCGCCTCTGTCTCACAACGCAGCAGCGATTCCTCCCGCCTAGTAGCCCAATCTCTCAAACAAACTGTAGAAATTTCTCATCAGTTACAAAAAACTGTGGGTACCTTTAAAGTGAGTTAA
- a CDS encoding helix-turn-helix transcriptional regulator: MWQQTAASHVQKFVSDGFEEVLQMPQVAGQGYSCYIELSPGVSLGFADCEYHQDLMIKIPAHDHLIQINILLSGFFDCDEVHPRLDGTRSYFSGSGVSPGVTEKHQGGGRLSFVNVEIEPEVLESFLDDGQRQLDNIKQLFQGEDWKVAFYPKVTAKVRSLAQELWHPPYRGAAKRLYLQAKVFELLALYLDLIADNQEPIRNLPKLKPDTIARIHHAKEILTAQIEHPPSLSTLAQLVGVSDRTLQRGFQIIFQTTVVGYLTQLRLDKAEQLLRQGDVCNKQRQPTVAEVANLVGYGHLGHFSAAFKRRFGITPRQCLAGHKTVFGS, encoded by the coding sequence ATGTGGCAGCAGACTGCCGCTTCTCATGTGCAGAAGTTTGTCTCTGATGGGTTTGAGGAAGTTTTGCAGATGCCGCAAGTTGCTGGTCAGGGTTATTCTTGTTACATAGAGCTATCACCTGGGGTATCGTTGGGTTTCGCGGATTGCGAATACCACCAGGATTTGATGATCAAGATACCTGCCCACGACCATTTAATTCAAATTAATATTTTGTTATCGGGATTCTTTGACTGTGATGAGGTTCACCCGCGTTTGGATGGGACGCGCAGTTATTTTTCTGGTAGTGGGGTTTCGCCCGGCGTTACCGAAAAGCATCAAGGTGGAGGGCGTTTGAGTTTTGTGAATGTAGAAATTGAGCCAGAGGTGCTGGAATCTTTTTTGGACGATGGACAACGGCAGCTAGACAATATCAAGCAACTATTCCAGGGTGAGGATTGGAAGGTGGCTTTTTACCCAAAGGTGACAGCAAAAGTGCGATCGCTTGCTCAAGAATTATGGCATCCACCCTATCGCGGTGCAGCCAAACGCCTCTATTTACAAGCCAAAGTGTTTGAGTTATTAGCCTTGTATCTAGATTTAATTGCTGACAATCAAGAACCGATTCGCAACTTACCAAAACTCAAACCAGATACAATTGCCCGTATCCACCACGCCAAAGAAATTTTAACCGCTCAAATCGAGCATCCACCATCACTATCAACATTAGCTCAACTGGTAGGCGTGAGCGATCGCACCCTACAACGCGGTTTTCAAATAATTTTTCAGACAACGGTTGTAGGCTATTTGACACAGTTGCGCTTAGATAAAGCCGAACAATTATTACGCCAAGGAGATGTCTGCAACAAGCAACGCCAACCAACAGTAGCAGAAGTAGCAAATCTCGTAGGCTATGGGCATTTAGGTCATTTTTCGGCGGCATTTAAGCGGCGATTTGGCATCACACCTAGACAATGTTTGGCAGGTCACAAGACGGTTTTTGGATCATAA